A genomic stretch from Sporocytophaga myxococcoides DSM 11118 includes:
- a CDS encoding response regulator has protein sequence MDQIFVIDDDSISNFLVEKLLLKLKFCKEVKIFTNGLEAYRHLLVSEKLPSLIFLDIDMPVMDGYEFINQLKKSGLDKKIPVLVFTNFNREEEKLSLLGDFKVVQKPLTLEKMQLLFPATAF, from the coding sequence ATGGATCAGATATTTGTAATTGATGATGATTCCATAAGTAACTTTCTTGTAGAAAAGCTGCTTTTAAAATTGAAGTTCTGTAAAGAAGTAAAAATCTTTACCAATGGCCTTGAAGCGTACAGACATTTACTTGTATCAGAGAAACTTCCTTCATTAATTTTTCTTGATATTGATATGCCGGTGATGGATGGATATGAATTTATAAATCAACTGAAAAAATCCGGACTGGATAAAAAAATACCTGTTCTTGTTTTTACTAATTTTAACAGAGAAGAAGAAAAGCTAAGCCTGCTCGGCGATTTCAAAGTGGTTCAAAAGCCTTTAACACTTGAAAAAATGCAGCTGCTCTTTCCTGCAACTGCATTCTAA